A stretch of DNA from Besnoitia besnoiti strain Bb-Ger1 chromosome II, whole genome shotgun sequence:
CTATCTGCTCTGCTCGCTACATGAGGCTCGACTAACATCAAACTTGCAGCCTGCGTGTCGCATCTGGAAATGCTGAGTGGCGACCACCTCGGCGAATCCAGAAACGCAGACAAACTCCAAAGCCTAGCGAGAGGTAGCACCGGATATCCACCCCAAAGCGCATACGAGGAGCCTCATGCATGGCTTCGCTGTTGCCATGGTCTGCCTCGTGGAGTGCTTTTTTTACTCCACAAGGCAGTAAGAAAACCGCAGGTGCAACTCTTTCTCCAGTCCTCCTTGTTTTTCAGTCGCTACACTCATCCTGCACACGTTCCGGCATAACAACTTGTCCCGTGAGTGAGTTGCCACTGACTGTCCATAGCAATTCGTATACAGAAGGAAGCTATTGAAACTGAAGAACGTCACAGTAGAGGCCGTCAGTCTAGGCCCGCGCTCGAGGCAAGCAGAACGCGTAGATGCTCTTCGAGCCACGCATATAAACAGCGTCGGGGTAGGCGAAAGAGTAAAAAAAGTAAAGCTATTCAAGCAAGAGACGTGCCGAAGGCTTTTGTTTTCCTGGTTTGATACCAGCCATTGACAAAGCCACCCACAACCGCAGCCGGGCCTGTATTATCATCCACTTCGCCACTGACAAGGACTGGCCTCATGCCCTTTGTGAAGAAAACAtgccggcgcgccagcctctGCGGGTCGGTACAGCACCTCCGGTCTGAATTGCCAGGCTGTCGCCAGTTGAACGGCACTCAGTGCTGTCGCAAGTAAAAGCGAATATGCTAGAAGATTGTCTGTATCCGCTAACAGTATCTTCTTTTCTGTGAGCCGCGTGGTTATTGTGTACCATGGTGCCACGTGTTGGTAAGACCCCGCATGAAGGGAAGTCGGTGTTGGCTGTTGTCGCCGTTTTCACATCGTGATACTGGCACCGCCCTTCCGTGGAGAGGCTGCGGGAGACCGCTCTCAGCTTAGGCGTTTCCTGCTTGTATGGTGGAGCGCGCTGCCTGTTGTCTCTATGGCATAATCCGGTCGCCACCTCGCAATCCTCTGCATTTGAACAGGCAACAACCTCCTGAAACCTGGTCCTCCAAAACGCCAGTGCTGTTCAGTTACTGGGAACGCTTTTCGTTCTGACATACACTGCTGCCCAAAGACAGTTCCAAACAATGAGGCATCCAGCAGACCGTGGAGCGTGACGACTCTGGCGTCCGCTCCTACGACTGCCGCGCGACCGCTCTTGGGAGGTGTTTCATGGCATGGATGGCGCATCGTTTCCGCGCAAATGTTCGAAAACGAATCGAGTGGTGGAGCTGCATTTACAACGCCGCCCACGTGAAAAGCAGCACTCTGTCGCATTGAGGGGGGCCGTGCTGTTGCCGAGAAATCGACGTTGCCAATCTCAGTGGCGCGTGCCTTTTCTCGGTTTTTGCCGACAGCCTTGCTTTTCCTTGCTCTGGTAAGTGGAACGAACGCTTGTCATGAGACGTCGAAAGGGGTTTCCATCGACTTCCACGACGAAAACTCCAAGTGCTGAAGTCGATTTATGTGAATCTGTCCGCCGTATCTGCTGGGCTGCGCTGCATGCTCGGAGGACCCCGATTCGCACGAACTGAAAATTttgcgcatgcgctggcgTGCTGAAGATGTGTCGATTTCAGAAGGCCTCGAGAAGGTCTCCATTTGAAACCAGCGGGGAAACGCCGGCAGTGATTCAGTTCATTCGAGTTTTGCACGCGTTGCCGCGACCAAGGTGATGTGCGGGTGGATTCGTGAGTTCCCTGTTCAGCGCCCTTGCGACCTGGCGTGTCACGGCTCCGCTGTCGCTGATTTTTCCCGTTCTTGCTCGGTCATTCCTGCTCGACTGATGCTGTGCGTTTGCACCGAATCGTGCATTTTGACTAGCTTCACCGATCTGTCACGTAGGTGCCTCCGGTTCAGAGGACTTTCGTACCTTCTGACGCCCCTCTGCGTTTCTTTTGAACGCGCCTCGACCCGTGTACATGCCGCTCTTCCTGTCTGCGCGCGTGAATTCTGTTTGTGTCAAAAACGTCATGCGTACCGGCGCTGCGCAGTTTCGCGGTCTTCAAACGAGTCACGACTGTATCTTCCGTTGCAAATCAGTCTAAAGGGGTTGAAGTGCACTTTGCTGTGTGCACGTAGGTTGACACGCGCTGCGATCTCCGCCCTGGCTCACACCTTTCTTCGGAGTGAGGCCACCCAGACAGAACCTTTTGCCCTCTCTTTGACGTGTTTTGTGTCTGTGCGAGGCAACTGCCGCCAGTTGAAGGTGCCTCCGCGGCCAGCAAATTCGGTTCTCCCACCTCGAATGTCCAGTTGGGACGCTGAGATTCGTGAACCGCCTTCTCTGTTGGCTCGTCTACCCGTCTCTTTTTCGCGTTGCGATTGGCGCTTGTCACGAGGGTCCTTTTGAGCTTCGGCTTATTTCGTCGGTCGCGTTTCACCAGTCCAAAACTGGAAGAGTTCGACATTTCGACGTCGTTACCTGGCGCAGGAgctttctccgcggctgcagggggCTGTCCTCGGGTGTTTGGCAAGTTCTAaactctccgcctcctcagtGCATGTCTGCCGCTGCTTTTCGCACTGTCTTTCTGTATGTGATTGCGCTTAATTTCTATTTTTGACACTCTCCTCTGCCTTGCTTTCTTGTTCTGTTTTTGCTCGacagcgtctgcgtctctctgcgtgaaTATTTTCTGTCGGGTTCCTCGTCGCACTCGTCCTACACGAGGTTGCAGTCCTTTCCCACGTCCCGGTTGTGGCCTCCATTTTTGTGCTTTTAGTCGCTCAGATAGACTGAAAATCACCATGGAGGCGTGTTGTTTGCTCCTTCACAAGCCCTCTGACTgcctggcgctgcggcaTCGCGACACTCCGCCTGCCGTTCTCGAGACGCGGACCTGCGCTCGCCTTTCGGAATCTCCGTCTGCTCTGCAAGCCCCGGCTTCGTGAAGCTCGACCTCACCACCTttacatacgtatataaatatatatttatttatatatgtgcgttttttttctgtaAGAGTATTGCATATAGAGGCGCGTGCGGGCCCCTGTGAGGCCTCGGTGCGCGCCTCGGGTATCTGTTTTGATTCGAATTTCTCTCGCTGGCTTTAGGTGgaagcccgcggcggcctcaccCCTCGAGGCTCAAAAGGTCGTcagcgtctccgtcgtctgccCGCCCTGAGTCGCAGGCTGGAgtgcgggcgtcgccgcgagcacAGACgactctttctctcgcgttttGTCTGGAgcttccgcctctcctctcttctaaCACTGTTCGcacccctcctccgcccctctGTATGTCGTTCACGATGAGTGCGTCGTCGGTTTCCCcatttttctcttttctttcggcggctgtctccccgtccgcctccgaggcccccggcgcgccggcctccggcgaccttctcgcgcgcctcttcactGCACTCTCGCTGGTCAGCCCTGCGTAtccgcgtcctctgtcgGCTGAGTCGCCCTCGGctccgcaggcgtctgcgggctgcgcggggcgcgcgtctctgcgtgctgaggacgacgcgggcTGGGCTCCGCGGGTGCACGcgatggaggcggcgcgcctcgaggggggggggagcgggggcgcggagcagcgcggcacccgcggcgcccgccgcgcgctggagctccTGCGagccagcgacgcggaggcgacagtACTGGTGAAGCAAGAAAACGTTGACTGGATTGTGCCGCTCTGCGCGACTTGTCACGTCGTGCGAGGCGCGCTCGCAGGCTCCACTGCGAAGACAGTCGTCTATCCACTAGATCGGCTCAAGCTGCATCTCCAGGCAAGTCGCGACCGCATgtgagccgcgcgcagcgccgctgagAGCGTCCCCACTCGCTGCGCTCGTTGCACTTGGCGAGCGATGGACTTGCGCGTGGTGGTCAGCatgcctgcatgcatgcgcatgacGACGTCTTTTCGGACGCATGCGGAGGGATTACATTTGGGGTTGAGGCTTTACTTCTCGGCGATCAGCGTTGAGGCTCCACGCTTCAGTTCGACACAATGGATCGACGTCAATATCTTTTACCGTGCACAGCTGAGTGCTGAGGGCACTTGCGGCTGAGCTCGAATGACGACGCTTCGTTCAGTCGTGTGTCTTTTGTGATTCCTGCTGCAGGTCaaggcagccgcgagcgggCAGACgttccgcctcgccggcgccttcgaaGTACTGAAGCAGATGGCGGCACCCTCGAGCGGCGGCTTCAAAGCGCTGTGGAAGGGCAACGGATGCGCCTTCGTCCGGTATGTGCCTCACATCTCAGATACAAGTCTTTGTCTCTGTACGGATAAAAACGTGCGAACATCTACGCTACTCATTTTGAATATTTCACTGCCCTCCAGGCCTGTGCGCGTTCCGCCCTGCCGTTGAGTCGCCCCGAGGGTTGCCGCCGCATCGCAGTTTCCTCTGTCGAGATGCGAtttctgcctcgctcgctttccATTTTTGACTGCGTGCTGGTTTTTGTGCGTGTTATCGATGTTCGAAAAGAGCCTTTCCGTACAGCGGTGTCAGCTTCTACGCGTTCGACCGGTACAAGAGAATCCTCAAGTCCGAATTCCCTGCCTGGCCTGTCCTCTGTCACCTCGGCGCAGGATCAGCTGCAGGTGAGTGAAAACCAAAAAACAAAGACGATGCATGtcctctttctttttttttcatgCGCTCTTTTCCGAGGGTGCAAGACGCACCGAAGCCCGAGACGTTtctatttatatatatgtagtgCATataatatatgtatatatatatgtatatgtgtgaaTTCGCATGTGATAGGAGACAGCGGTGAATGGGTCTagcacagagagaggacgcaggcTGAGCCCCGTGCTGAGGCTTGCAGGGAGGGCGATAGACCTCTCGTATTTATATGTTTATttaaaatatatatatatatatagttacATATActacatatgtatattcaTGTATTTCGTCGCACGCATGTTTGTATATATAGTGCGTTTGGGCGTTACAGAGAAACGAGTCGTGAGCGGGTGTGAGTGCAGAGGCTGGAGGCGTCGAACGAAGCGTCTGTCTTCTGTCGATATGGAATGACGTGCAGGCATGACCGCGACACTCGTAACGTATCCGCTGGACGTCCTCAACACTCGCATGGCGTTGACACAGCACCGACTTTCGTACTCGCAGGTGCGCAGTGGAGACCCTCTGAATCAGTTTTTTTCAGTTCCACCTTTCCAGTTCAAAACGTTACGCTCTCTCTTGTAGCGTGaacgcttctcgcgcgtATTTTCGGGGTGCAGCAGCCACCGGGGAGGCGGAACGGGGGAAAGCgagtgcgcatgcaggcgaagcgagcaGGTGCC
This window harbors:
- a CDS encoding carrier superfamily protein (encoded by transcript BESB_038550) yields the protein MSASSVSPFFSFLSAAVSPSASEAPGAPASGDLLARLFTALSLVSPAYPRPLSAESPSAPQASAGCAGRASLRAEDDAGWAPRVHAMEAARLEGGGSGGAEQRGTRGARRALELLRASDAEATVLVKQENVDWIVPLCATCHVVRGALAGSTAKTVVYPLDRLKLHLQATASGQTFRLAGAFEVLKQMAAPSSGGFKALWKGNGCAFVRAFPYSGVSFYAFDRYKRILKSEFPAWPVLCHLGAGSAAGMTATLVTYPLDVLNTRMALTQHRLSYSQVSLLRVEGYRSLFRGLAPTALGIMPYAGISFCTFETLREKFMSEGVTMTPLVHALCGGTAGVVGQTATYPLDTVRKFMQSSTFLYQFQETGHSGSASSPSIVEAIKFLYRQSGWRGFYNGVSLNWCKGFVAAGLAFSLNEAGKTYFTPAICLELEKLGRA